A stretch of Shinella zoogloeoides DNA encodes these proteins:
- a CDS encoding zinc-binding alcohol dehydrogenase family protein, with protein sequence MKAVGYKVPGPIAEDASLVDIDLPRPVAEGGDILVEVKAVSVNPVDYKIRSSTPPADGDWKVLGWDAAGIVQEVGPEVTQFAVGDEVYYAGSLIRPGTNAEFHLVDARIVGRKPASLDWAEAAALPLTTLTAWEAMFDRLDVTKPVPGAAPAILIIGGAGGVGSIAIQIARQRTDLIVISTASRPETQEWVKGLGAHHVIDHSRPLAPQIAELNIGAPAFVFSTTHTEQHASDIAELIAPQGRFGFIDDPKALAVMLFKRKAVSIHHELMFTRSLYGTPDMDEQGKILNSLAVLVDDGKIRTTLTEKLSPINAANLKTVHALIESGAARGKIVLEGF encoded by the coding sequence ATGAAAGCCGTTGGTTACAAGGTTCCGGGACCCATCGCCGAGGACGCCTCTCTGGTCGACATTGATCTGCCTCGGCCTGTCGCTGAAGGAGGCGATATCCTGGTTGAGGTGAAGGCTGTCTCGGTCAACCCGGTCGACTACAAAATCCGCAGCAGCACGCCGCCCGCTGATGGCGATTGGAAAGTGCTGGGATGGGATGCGGCCGGGATCGTGCAAGAGGTCGGCCCCGAAGTGACGCAGTTCGCGGTAGGCGACGAGGTCTATTATGCCGGATCGCTCATAAGGCCGGGCACCAATGCGGAGTTCCATCTCGTCGACGCCCGGATCGTCGGTCGTAAACCCGCGTCGCTCGACTGGGCGGAAGCGGCGGCGCTGCCACTCACGACGTTGACGGCCTGGGAAGCCATGTTCGATCGCCTGGACGTGACGAAGCCCGTTCCCGGGGCGGCGCCGGCGATCCTCATCATCGGTGGTGCGGGTGGGGTCGGGTCGATCGCCATCCAGATCGCTCGACAGCGCACGGATCTCATCGTCATCTCCACCGCCTCTCGGCCGGAAACCCAGGAGTGGGTTAAAGGGCTTGGGGCTCATCATGTCATCGACCACTCTCGGCCGCTCGCGCCACAGATTGCCGAGCTCAACATCGGCGCTCCCGCTTTCGTGTTCTCGACCACGCATACCGAGCAGCATGCATCCGACATCGCCGAACTGATCGCCCCGCAAGGACGGTTCGGATTCATCGACGATCCCAAGGCGCTCGCCGTCATGCTGTTCAAGCGCAAGGCAGTGTCGATCCACCACGAGCTGATGTTCACACGGTCGCTCTACGGCACGCCCGACATGGATGAGCAGGGCAAGATCCTCAATTCGCTGGCGGTGCTGGTGGACGACGGCAAAATTCGCACGACGCTAACCGAAAAATTGTCGCCAATTAATGCCGCCAATCTGAAGACGGTGCACGCACTGATCGAAAGTGGCGCAGCAAGAGGCAAGATTGTCCTCGAAGGCTTCTGA
- a CDS encoding GlcG/HbpS family heme-binding protein translates to MTKSIATASINRETAVALIDAAIAAARTIGIPAAVAVVDATGNLRAFERTDDAPFLTVDVAIDKAWSSASFGYPTHVWNDYVSNDPKVAPLAYRPRMVAVGGGYPILDDGKLIGGIGISGGNYQQDQDACVEALTKIGFELPA, encoded by the coding sequence ATGACGAAATCCATTGCCACCGCCTCGATCAACCGCGAAACCGCCGTCGCCCTCATCGACGCGGCGATCGCCGCGGCACGTACAATCGGCATCCCGGCTGCGGTCGCCGTCGTCGACGCCACCGGTAACCTGCGCGCGTTCGAGCGCACTGATGACGCGCCGTTTCTCACCGTCGATGTTGCCATCGACAAGGCTTGGAGTTCCGCCTCGTTTGGGTATCCGACCCATGTCTGGAACGACTATGTTTCGAACGATCCGAAAGTGGCGCCGCTAGCCTATCGCCCCCGGATGGTCGCTGTCGGCGGAGGCTATCCGATCCTGGATGACGGGAAGTTGATCGGCGGGATCGGCATCTCCGGAGGCAACTATCAGCAGGATCAGGATGCGTGCGTCGAGGCACTCACGAAAA